The following coding sequences lie in one Miscanthus floridulus cultivar M001 chromosome 9, ASM1932011v1, whole genome shotgun sequence genomic window:
- the LOC136480868 gene encoding uncharacterized protein: MATAETATVFLETSLGTRLVVSFPARATTVADLKRQVSAEHAACFPCTGPIVVTSLQIELDGSWFQLTDSMVVEAAFEWVKGPRRLLVEAHELRPHPPACKDAKCGTADAEPNAGHPVVAEDSSQYMLPPAEAPEGGNHATGNGVSDTRQLKNEQDKVVELASCQHEDGIAMPQKSSDIDLAIGDSDTGTPLANQEDKPQECQVHIVI, from the exons ATGGCCACCGCCGAGACCGCGACGGTCTTCCTGGAGACGAGCCTTGGCACCCGCCTCGTCGTCTCCTTCCCCGCCCGCGCCACCACCGTCGCCGACCTCAAGC GCCAAGTGAGCGCGGAGCACGCCGCGTGTTTCCCCTGCACCGGGCCGATTGTCGTCACTTCCTTGCAG ATTGAGCTCGATGGTTCCTGGTTTCAGCTCACTGATTCCATGGTCGTGGAAGCAGCTTTCGAGTGGGTCAAGGGGCCAAGGCGCCTCCTGGTTGAGGCTCACGAGCTTCGTCCTCATCCACCTGCTTGCAAGGATGCCAAGTGTGGAACTGCTGATGCTGAACCAAATGCTGGCCATCCAGTCGTCGCTGAGGACTCGTCGCAGTACATGTTACCACCTGCAGAGGCCCCAGAAGGTGGCAATCATGCCACGGGCAATGGCGTCAGTGACACCCGACAGCTGAAGAACGAGCAGGATAAAGTTGTTGAGCTTGCTTCATGTCAGCACGAAGATGGAATTGCTATGCCTCAAAAAAGTTCAGATATTGATTTAGCCATAGGCGACAGTGACACTGGCACCCCACTGGCAAACCAGGAGGACAAACCTCAGGAATGTCAAGTTCACATTGTGATTTAG
- the LOC136482897 gene encoding uncharacterized protein isoform X2, giving the protein MPQESSHFGLATGTNNTPQQNQEDELQGCAEHASVQLEDGITMLQESSHFDLATGTNNSLLPNQEDKLQGCAEHASVQLEDGITMPQESSHFDSATGTNNSPLPNQEDKLQGCAEHASGHLEDGITMPQEGSDSDLAAGGSDTLPMDQQDKFHDDAERASGHSEGRTTMPQESSDLGVAEDKENDRAGDQQKDIIMEPRGKKRFREEDEADRNIDVNCDDNLSHFVSPTPKFVSEKKSSMIEQAKLDSAPLLYNLEDSSRGLLEKPSGGQKEQWTSGVCSEGSINNRPAIPPCAESMGKDKSSDKEVMTQIGDKEEPQIAGCTGKSSCKRTDVPHYVESMNEGNKRPASNVHFLNKGENERATSSVTKEHEPCFRRRHHRVAVRKVSMSRAMKVLI; this is encoded by the exons ATGCCTCAAGAAAGTTCACATTTTGGTTTAGCCACAGGCACCAATAACACCCCACAGCAAAACCAGGAGGACGAACTTCAGGGATGTGCTGAGCATGCCTCTGTTCAGCTCGAAGATGGAATCACCATGCTTCAAGAAAGTTCACATTTTGATTTAGCAACAGGCACCAATAACAGCCTATTGCCAAACCAGGAGGACAAACTTCAGGGATGTGCTGAGCATGCTTCTGTTCAGCTCGAAGATGGAATCACCATGCCTCAAGAAAGTTCACATTTTGATTCAGCAACAGGCACCAATAACAGCCCACTGCCAAACCAGGAGGACAAACTTCAGGGATGTGCTGAGCATGCTTCTGGTCACCTTGAAGATGGAATTACCATGCCTCAGGAAGGTTCAGATTCTGATTTAGCAGCAGGAGGTAGTGACACTCTACCAATGGACCAACAGGACAAATTTCATGATGACGCTGAGCGTGCCTCAGGTCACAGTGAAGGTAGAACTACCATGCCCCAAGAAAGTTCAGATCTTGGTGTAGCAGAAGACAAAGAGAATGATCGTGCTGGGGATCAACAAAAAGACATCATCATGGAGCCAAGAGGGAAGAAACGGTTTAGGGAGGAAGATGAAGCTGACAGAAACATCGATGTGAACTGTGATGACAATCTTTCCCATTTTGTTAGCCCCACACCTAAGTTTGTGTCTGAGAAAAAGAGCAGTATGATTGAGCAAGCAAAATTGGACAGTGCCCCCTTGCTGTATAATTTGGAAGATTCCTCACGTGGTTTATTGGAAAAGCCCTCTGGTGGCCAGAAGGAACAATGGACATCTGGTGTGTGCAGTGAAGGAAGCATCAACAATAGACCAGCTATTCCACCTTGTGCTGAGTCCATGGGAAAAGATAAGTCTTCAGACAAAGAAGTGATGACACAGATAGGTGACAAGGAGGAACCTCAGATAGCTGGGTGCACAGGTAAAAGCAGCTGCAAAAGAACAGATGTTCCACATTATGTTGAGTCCATGAATGAAGGCAATAAGAGGCCAGCTTCCAATGTCCATTTTCTCAACAAAGGGGAAAATGAAAGGGCCACATCATCTGTGACCAAAGAACATGAGCCTTGTTTCAGAAGAAGGCACCACCGGGTTGCTGTGCGTAAAGTGTCTATGAGCAGGGCAATGAAG GTTTTAATTTGA
- the LOC136482897 gene encoding uncharacterized protein isoform X1 has protein sequence MPQESSHFGLATGTNNTPQQNQEDELQGCAEHASVQLEDGITMLQESSHFDLATGTNNSLLPNQEDKLQGCAEHASVQLEDGITMPQESSHFDSATGTNNSPLPNQEDKLQGCAEHASGHLEDGITMPQEGSDSDLAAGGSDTLPMDQQDKFHDDAERASGHSEGRTTMPQESSDLGVAEDKENDRAGDQQKDIIMEPRGKKRFREEDEADRNIDVNCDDNLSHFVSPTPKFVSEKKSSMIEQAKLDSAPLLYNLEDSSRGLLEKPSGGQKEQWTSGVCSEGSINNRPAIPPCAESMGKDKSSDKEVMTQIGDKEEPQIAGCTGKSSCKRTDVPHYVESMNEGNKRPASNVHFLNKGENERATSSVTKEHEPCFRRRHHRVAVRKVSMSRAMKVYPIRF, from the exons ATGCCTCAAGAAAGTTCACATTTTGGTTTAGCCACAGGCACCAATAACACCCCACAGCAAAACCAGGAGGACGAACTTCAGGGATGTGCTGAGCATGCCTCTGTTCAGCTCGAAGATGGAATCACCATGCTTCAAGAAAGTTCACATTTTGATTTAGCAACAGGCACCAATAACAGCCTATTGCCAAACCAGGAGGACAAACTTCAGGGATGTGCTGAGCATGCTTCTGTTCAGCTCGAAGATGGAATCACCATGCCTCAAGAAAGTTCACATTTTGATTCAGCAACAGGCACCAATAACAGCCCACTGCCAAACCAGGAGGACAAACTTCAGGGATGTGCTGAGCATGCTTCTGGTCACCTTGAAGATGGAATTACCATGCCTCAGGAAGGTTCAGATTCTGATTTAGCAGCAGGAGGTAGTGACACTCTACCAATGGACCAACAGGACAAATTTCATGATGACGCTGAGCGTGCCTCAGGTCACAGTGAAGGTAGAACTACCATGCCCCAAGAAAGTTCAGATCTTGGTGTAGCAGAAGACAAAGAGAATGATCGTGCTGGGGATCAACAAAAAGACATCATCATGGAGCCAAGAGGGAAGAAACGGTTTAGGGAGGAAGATGAAGCTGACAGAAACATCGATGTGAACTGTGATGACAATCTTTCCCATTTTGTTAGCCCCACACCTAAGTTTGTGTCTGAGAAAAAGAGCAGTATGATTGAGCAAGCAAAATTGGACAGTGCCCCCTTGCTGTATAATTTGGAAGATTCCTCACGTGGTTTATTGGAAAAGCCCTCTGGTGGCCAGAAGGAACAATGGACATCTGGTGTGTGCAGTGAAGGAAGCATCAACAATAGACCAGCTATTCCACCTTGTGCTGAGTCCATGGGAAAAGATAAGTCTTCAGACAAAGAAGTGATGACACAGATAGGTGACAAGGAGGAACCTCAGATAGCTGGGTGCACAGGTAAAAGCAGCTGCAAAAGAACAGATGTTCCACATTATGTTGAGTCCATGAATGAAGGCAATAAGAGGCCAGCTTCCAATGTCCATTTTCTCAACAAAGGGGAAAATGAAAGGGCCACATCATCTGTGACCAAAGAACATGAGCCTTGTTTCAGAAGAAGGCACCACCGGGTTGCTGTGCGTAAAGTGTCTATGAGCAGGGCAATGAAGGTATATCCTATCAG GTTTTAA
- the LOC136482899 gene encoding DNA-directed RNA polymerases II, IV and V subunit 9B-like, whose protein sequence is MSTMRFCRECNSILYPKEDKQNKVLLYACRNCDHQEVADSNCVYRNVVDHAAGELTQVLFEDVASDPTLPRTKSVRCAACGHGEAVFFQATTRGEDDLTLFFVCCNPSCGHRWRD, encoded by the exons ATGAGCACCATGAGGTTCTGCCGTGAATG CAACAGCATACTGTATCCAAAGGAGGACAAGCAGAACAAGGTGCTTCTCTACGCCTGCAGGAACTGCGACCATCAGGAGGTTGCGGACAGCAACTGCGTGTACCGGAACGTGGTGGACCACGCCGCCGGCGAGCTCACGCAGGTGCTGTTCGAGGACGTGGCCTCCGACCCGACGCTGCCGCGCACCAAGTCCGTCCGCTGCGCCGCCTGCGGCCACGGCGAGGCCGTCTTCTTCCAG GCGACGACGAGAGGCGAGGACGACCTGACGCTCTTCTTCGTGTGCTGCAACCCCAGCTGCGGCCACAGATGGAGGGACTGA